In a single window of the Pontibacter russatus genome:
- a CDS encoding DUF4168 domain-containing protein translates to MNLTNKLRRAAIAVLTIGFASFGTVAMAQQATPPAQQQQAAPQDISDADLKQFADASNRLMAVQQEGEKTMMGILEEEKLSVDKFNQMAQAHQQQKLAEVGATAEEMAAFNKAAQRMMELQPAMQKEVETAIQKDGMTLEKYEQIMLVYQQDPSLQERVNKLMGQQ, encoded by the coding sequence ATGAACTTAACAAATAAACTTAGAAGGGCAGCGATAGCTGTGCTCACCATTGGCTTTGCTTCCTTTGGAACAGTGGCCATGGCGCAGCAGGCCACACCACCTGCGCAGCAGCAACAGGCCGCACCACAGGACATTTCTGATGCCGACCTGAAGCAGTTTGCTGACGCCAGCAACCGCCTGATGGCGGTGCAGCAGGAAGGCGAAAAAACTATGATGGGCATTCTGGAGGAAGAGAAGCTGAGCGTTGACAAGTTCAACCAGATGGCGCAGGCGCACCAGCAGCAGAAACTGGCCGAAGTGGGTGCCACCGCCGAGGAAATGGCTGCCTTCAACAAAGCAGCGCAGCGCATGATGGAACTGCAGCCCGCCATGCAGAAAGAAGTGGAAACCGCCATCCAGAAAGACGGCATGACGCTGGAGAAATATGAGCAGATCATGCTTGTTTACCAGCAGGACCCCTCGCTGCAGGAGCGCGTGAACAAGCTGATGGGGCAGCAGTAA